Part of the Nicotiana sylvestris chromosome 2, ASM39365v2, whole genome shotgun sequence genome, ATTTAGCTTCAGTGTCTAATGAAAGATCAGATACTCGGGGAAACAACTCAAATAGAATCAAAGTAACATTAACCTGTATTAGCCGATGTGTAGCAGTAACTATGAGCTTCAACTCTGGTCTTTCTTTTGTCTTGTATGGTTTAATGACAAAACTTTATTCTCCTAAACTTTCTTTCACGTTGCTGAAGTATTTCACCTTGGTTTTTAGTTGAGTTGTCCAGTATCTTGCTCCAGGTAAAGCTTTCCTCTCTATTCCCTTTTGATTCTTTAGTCTTGGAATATGCCTCCCCCTTAAATCCCTAACTCCCGTAGTGTAATATTTATGGTGGGCTCGGCCCATTTATTGCTCTTAGTATATTCATTTTCTCTTTTgtctcttcttttattttattaatttagctaATGACTTAAATGTCCATAGTTAATAATGGGTTATTACGAGaatttaaagaaaattgccaTTAAGAAATTGTTGCAAATCTTACACTATTTCTTTGAGCAATTGGACTTTTGTTATATGAACTAAATGTCATTATGTGACCTGTGTGTTCTGGGAGGAAAACTCTAAACATAGAACATTTTTGCTTTTGATAAATTCAATATAAGTGTAAGATAtaccctctgtttcaatttatatgaGGGAGTTAGagggaaaaaaatacttttacaaCTTGTAATTGTTGAGATGGCTAAAGTGATTGCTAGTGACAGTTTTACAGATGAAGGCTTGATGGGTGACAAAATCATTTAGGTGACAGCTGTGTATAGTAGcaagttagttaattagttagtgTTAGAAGATAATTATATATACTCCATGTGTATAGTGATAAAGGCTGATAAGCCATtgtattctatttttcatttttgatgtgcAATTGAAGTTCGTTTTCTAGAatgttcttcttcttccttcttcgGTTCAATCTCAACTTCAATCCTCTACCCTCTAATGTTGGATtttatcatggtatcagagcttgaGTGATTCGATCGAGGACAGAGCTACTCAATTTCTAATTTTGTGAAGACAATATTGTAAGTTCACAGATTTTCCTTCTTTAGTTAAAATTGAAGCTCAATAATGGCGAATTTGGATATTGATAACCCTAGGCATCCACTATTCCTGCAACCATCCGATAACCCTAACAATGTGATAATTTCAATTCAGTTGAAAGGAATGAAAAATTACTTCGTCTAGAGTAAAAATATGTTGATTGCGTTGCGAGCGAAGAGGAAATTAGGGTTTATTGATGGAAGTTGTACAAAGTCTCAGTTCACTGAAGATTTGGGCGAGGACTGGGAGAGAGTTAATGCAACAGTGTTGACATGGATCATGAACACTGTATCTCCAAAATTGGTTATTGGCATTGTGTATGCTGAAAATGCTCATGAATTCTAGTTGGAACTTGAATATCGATTCAACAAAGTCAATGGTTCTAGAGTCTATAATCTCTAGCGAGAAATAGCCACAATCTCTCAAGGTACATCTAGTATCTCTGTTTATCATTCTAGGTTGAAGTCGTTATAGGATGAATATGGTTCTCTTATACCCTCACTCCTAGTTACTACTGGTACAAGAGAATATATCGAACATTTAGAACAACAAAGACTTTTTCAGTTCTTAATGGGATTAAATGAATCATATGGAGCAATTAGAAGTCAAATTCTGCTGCAATCTCCATCACCTTTAGTCAGTCGTGCATTTGCAATGTTAATAAATGAGGAGAATCAAAGAAAATTCTATGTGTCTAACTCTCATATTAGCTTAGCAAATAAAATGAATGAATCTACAGTTTTCATGAGTACAAGAGGAAATCAGTCAAAGTTTAAAAGGCAAAATGATTTGTATTGTGATTATTGCCACTTCAAGGGTCACTCAAAGGATACTTGTTACAAGTTACATGGATATCCACTTGGATACAAAGGAAAAAGATAACAGCAATATAGGCAGGCAAATGCAGTTGTGAATAGCAACAATCATGTTCAAGATAATGccataaataaaggaaaagctGAAATGCCTCAAGGAATGTCAAACTTCTTCACTGAGGAGAAGTATGGGCAGATAATGAGGTTGATGAACAAAGATAAGGTAGAGGAGTACACAATTAATATGGCAGGTAATGATAATTCAAGTTTGTTGAAAGACTGTGGGGATCCTTGGATTATAGACACTAGAGTAACAGATCATATGGCCTCAAACCATAATATGTTGGATGATATAGTAAAGTTACCTGAACATAGAAGATGTAGTATTAGCTTGCAAAATGGTAAGTCTATTCCTGTTACTTAGACTACTCTTCTCTTTCACCAAAATACCAATCCTTCTTAGCTGCTACTTCTAAGACAAAACCTGCATCTTATGTTGAAGCAATGCAGGACCCTAGATGGATTGAAGCTATGAAAATAGAAATTGATACCCTTTTCTTCAACAAGACATGGGAGGTAGTTGATGTACCTAAAGGAAAAGTTCGTATTGGATGTAGGTGGGTGTACAAGATCAAGTATAAATCCAatgatgtcacgacccggaattggtgtcacaatttcacggaccatctacgaatactacaaacagtggtctgaatGGAAAATACAAATCCATCTctgaaatgcataaaaatagaatggaaaagatagaaggagacgctaaggcctgcggacgtctgcaggactaccttgggtctcgcTGGACTGTAGGTAGCAACCTCTCTATGGTCCAAATGctccagcaccgggatctgcacacagtgcagagtgtagtatcagcacaaccaactccatgtgctggtaagtgtcgagcctaacctcggcgaagtagtgacgaggctaggacaagactaccaaataaacttgttcagttatatcatatacaaaaataataacgaaagaaactagcagttaaagatagAGAGGGGGAACATGCTGTGGGGAATACCAAGTACTAACAGAATTTTAGTAGAGAAGCACAAAGAACACCAAAATCCAATTATGATCAAGAACACGTGAAACAGTAACAagcgcacgacatcacccttcgtgcttttactctcattctcaccataagaataaatagattcggcacgacatcacccttcgttcttttacctCACATTATCATGGCATGGCATTGTACTTCGTGcgttatcactcatatcatggcacgataTTACTTTACGTGCTTTTACATtaacaatatcggcacgacatcacccttcgtgcattaacactcactcacaaatatcacgcaCGTCATTACCCTTCGTCCTTtccactcttccttacccaagcaacaatcacaaggcaattcggataagggaatcaataaaatcaaaattaaatCCCGGCATGGGAAtaatagtataacaaaaatataccgacaagggaaacaatatcataagcaataacatcccggcaagggaaaacaatatcataaacctctcctCATTTCCTCAATCACTTTACAGCATAAATCTCAACTtaagccaatgctctacaatgttcaattaccaagaacttccataagccttgttccacattgataatcatcatattaagcatggataATATAGTACGGAGTcgcaacaatcatagtataagactcacgggcatgcttgacaccaacatatagatactcgtcaccacacctatacgtcgtgctcaataattaacacatagaaaataaggcTACAaatcatattccctcaagctaaggttagaccaaacacttacttcaatgccacgaatacaatcaagcctcaacgatcgctttaccccttgattccacaaCCAAACCACTTGTATCTAGCCAAAATTTACTTaacaacattaataaatgctaaataaaccaattctaatgcatgaaaaataggttttctaatgatttccccaaaaagtcaaaaattgaccccgggcccacttggtcaaaacccgaagctTGAACCAAAAcctaattacccattcacccatgaactcaaatatataatttgttttgaactcgaacctcaaatcgaggtccaaatccccaaaatttgaaaatcctaagttctactcaaaaacacccaatttccctatgaaaacccttgattttaaattgaaatcatgtaaaaagatgttatagattgaagaaaataagttagaaatgacttactaatgatttggagaagaacatttctttggaaaatcgcccaagagagcttagggtttgagagagtttgaaaaataaagaaattacgtctaagttataatttgcacaggtgcggatatcgcatttgcgatgtcaggttcgcaaatgtgaactcgCAAATGCAGCccaggctttgcaaatgcgaaggtaggcctgccctgctttcttcgcaaatgcgaactactATTCGCAATTGCGATTCCTGCTGAAGTCGCATTTGTGACAtcgagcttcgcaaatgcgaaggtctccCAGGCCAGCCCATCTTTGCAATTGCAatatttcttcgcaaatgcgagctcgcatttgtgagctaggcttcacaattgcgaagcctaCAGACCTGCAATACACCAGCtactcctaagttcaaaacactccgCGGCCTATCCAAAAATCACcctagccctcggggctccaaaccaaccatTCATTAAAAACTTTATACGCACTTGCTCgtatgatcaaatcatcaaaatagcaTCAACAACTattaattaaacctcaaattcatgaaatcactcaagaacattgaaatttctattttctcaactataggtccgttttataccaaacgaactctgattcttaccaaattccataaattcaaccaaattattattttaaacttgtaccggtATCCGAAACCaggatacgggcccgatatcattaagaaattacatcaattcacttctaaaagcctttatattttatagcaaataattttctttaaaaattattttctcggggttgggacctcggaattttattccgggcatacacccaagtaccatattttactacagacctTACGATAccatcgaatcacaggtccgggtccgtttaccaagaatattgaccaaagtcaactttaatcaattttaaaggccaatttccttattttaattagatttcacataaaagctttccggaaatgcgCCTGGACTACAaacacaaattgaggtgagacaaaaagaggtttttaagtccTCAAAAagtagaatttacttttaaaatgagtgatgaccttttgggtcatcacattcccCATCTTTGCTAAACGAGTGATAAAAATAGAAATTGATGCCCTTATCCTCAACAAGACATGGGAGGTAGTTGATGTACCTAAAGGAAAAGTTCCTATTTGATGTAAGTAGGTGTACAAGATCAAGTATAAATCCAATGGGGAGATTGAAAGATTTAAGGCTAGATTAGTGGCAAAGGATTATAGTCAGCAAGATGGACTAGACTACTAGGAGACATTCTCTCTAATAGTTAATATGGTCACAGTTAGGGTGGTTATTTCTCTTACAACCATGAATCAGTGGAACCTCTACCAAATGGATGTCTATAATGCTTTCCTTCAAGGTGACCTTGAACAAGAAATTTATATGCAACTCCCACCAGGTTTTGGTAGTCAAGGGGGGAACAAGGCATACAGACTACACAAATCCTTATATGGACTCAAATAAGCATCAAGACAGTGAAATTTGAAGCTCACTGAGGCACTGATTAATGCAGGCTTTATACAGAGCAAGCACGATCATTATTTGTTCACATTGAAGAAGACTGCTAAACTTGTCATCATccttgtttatgttgatgacctCTTTATCACAGGTAATGATGCTGATATGATTCAAGAAGCTAAGAGAATCCTTCATAAGGCATTCAGAATCAAGGATTTAGGCCTTTTGAAATACTTCTTGGGGATTGAAGATAGTATATCCCAAAAAGGGCATATTGTTGTGTCAAAGAAAGTATAGAGTGGAACTAATAGCAGAGTTGGGCTTAGCATTGTCCAAACCTGCAATCACTCCAATGTAGCAGAATAGGAAGTTGACAATAGTTGAGTATGATACACACTGTAACTTGAAGGATGATCCAGCACTCACAGATGTCAAAGGATATCAAAAGCTCATAGGGAAGCTTTTGTACTTGACATTAACTAGGCCTGATATTGCCTACATAGTACATACTTTAAGCCAATTCATTCAAGATCCTAAGAAGTCACACTTAGAGGAAACACATAGATTGGTGAGATACCTGAAGAATGAACCAAGATTGTGCATTCTAATGAGTGCAGATGGTGACATGACTCTAAGAGCATATTGTGATGCAGATTGGGCAAGTTGTCCAAATTCAAGGAAGTCAGTAACAGGTTACTTGGTGAAATTTGGGAAGTCTttaatctcatggaagtcaaaAAAGCAAAGTACAGTAGCAAGAAGTTTAGCAGAATCTGAGTACATGAGTATGGCACTGACAGTGTCTGAATTGATCTGGCTGCTAGGAGTTTTCAAGGAATTAGGAGTTGAACTGCCTATTCCAATTCAATTGTTCACTGATGGTAAAGCAGCATTGCAGATAGCAAGCAATCCAGTATTTCATGAACAAACTAAACATATAGAGATTGATTGTCATTTTATGAGAAAAAAGGTGCAAGAAGGATTGATTCAGCTTATGTATGCTCCAACAGAAGAGTAGGCAACATATTTGTTGACTAAAAGGCTTGGAAGTGTTCAACATCACCATCTGATGTGCAAGCTAGGCATTTTTAATATCTTCACGGCACCTAGCTTGAAGGGAGGTATTGAGATGGTTAAAGTGATAGCTGGTGACAGTTGTACAAATGAAGGCTTCAAGGGTGACAAAGTCAGTTAGGTGACAACAGTGTATAGTAGcaagttagttaattagttagtgTTAGAAGGTAATTATATATACTCCACGTGTACAGTGATTAAGGCTCATAAGCCATTGtattctcttcttcattttttctctgTAATTGAAGGTCATATTCCagaatcttcttctttttcttcttcattcttcgatTCAATCTCAGCTTCAATCCTCCACCCTCTAATGGTGGATTTTATCAGTGATCTTGAAAccttaaaaattgaaaattttgtggagccATTAAATTTGTATGACGATAAAAACCTCTCATTaaggattaaataaataatataaagTTGAATTAATTTTATGTATTGAAATGTGTCATTCTTTCTGTAATGGATTAATAATGAAAGTATGTCATAAATATTGAAAGAACCACCGCTAAAATAAACTTTATTAACCACCGCTAAAATAAAACATGGGGTTTTTTGGTAAATACTTTTCTTAAATTCTCCTAACGTGATTAAGAAAGTCTACATTGAGGACCCAATTTTAATTTATTGGAAAAATAGCCTTTTTAGCCTAGTACACTGATAAGGGGTGCTAACTAATAAGCTGATCCATTAGGCAATCGAATCCTAACCCTAGGTATAGCCCATATAAATATCGTTATGGGTGTTTGGAGACTAATGCACACAACAAAAGGGGGCTAGGGTTAGTTGTTCTCTGCATCAAAATCAAGAGGG contains:
- the LOC138885744 gene encoding uncharacterized protein, yielding MLIALRAKRKLGFIDGSCTKSQFTEDLGEDWERVNATVLTWIMNTDEYGSLIPSLLVTTGTREYIEHLEQQRLFQFLMGLNESYGAIRSQILLQSPSPLVSRAFAMLINEENQRKFYVSNSHISLANKMNESTVFMSTRGNQSKFKRQNDLYCDYCHFKGHSKDTCYKLHGYPLGYKGKR